From the Cohaesibacter sp. ES.047 genome, one window contains:
- a CDS encoding pirin family protein, whose translation MSIRPVVSSTQATPTMEGAGVKLHRAFGFQNPEMADPYLLFDDFRGDNPDDYIRGFPWHPHRGIETITYVLKGSVEHGDNLGNHGTLGPGSVQWMTAGSGIMHQEMPTGNDKGQMHGFQLWANLPASLKMTSPRYQDIQGKEIPQVIDDDGTSVKVIVGNFWGKSGPVDGIAADPLYLDVFVPAGVRKRFKIDTYRNCFAYVFEGRGQFGNASNPRGILLEKEVGGEEVNIRDMSGNRTLVHFGTGDEVEVHAGPEGVRFLLISGAPLQEPVAWHGPIVMNTQQEIRQAIKELRNGTFIRPAH comes from the coding sequence ATGTCTATCAGACCGGTCGTTTCTTCAACCCAGGCCACTCCGACGATGGAAGGAGCCGGGGTCAAACTCCACCGCGCATTCGGATTTCAAAATCCGGAGATGGCTGATCCATACCTTCTGTTTGATGACTTCCGCGGTGACAATCCGGATGACTATATCCGTGGTTTCCCATGGCATCCGCACCGGGGCATCGAGACCATCACCTATGTTCTCAAGGGCTCCGTCGAGCATGGCGACAATCTGGGCAACCACGGCACGCTTGGGCCGGGCTCGGTGCAATGGATGACCGCCGGTTCGGGCATCATGCATCAGGAGATGCCAACCGGTAATGACAAGGGCCAGATGCACGGCTTTCAGCTTTGGGCGAACCTTCCGGCCAGCCTCAAGATGACCTCGCCGCGTTATCAGGATATCCAAGGCAAGGAGATCCCGCAGGTGATCGACGATGACGGCACAAGCGTCAAGGTCATTGTCGGCAACTTCTGGGGCAAAAGTGGTCCGGTCGACGGTATCGCTGCAGATCCGCTCTATCTCGATGTGTTCGTTCCTGCCGGTGTCCGCAAACGGTTCAAGATCGACACCTATCGCAATTGTTTCGCCTATGTCTTCGAAGGCCGGGGCCAGTTCGGCAACGCGTCAAACCCGCGGGGCATCCTTCTTGAAAAGGAAGTCGGTGGCGAGGAAGTGAACATTCGCGACATGTCCGGCAACCGCACTCTGGTGCATTTCGGCACCGGTGACGAAGTCGAAGTTCACGCTGGACCGGAAGGGGTGCGCTTCCTTCTGATCTCAGGCGCTCCCTTGCAGGAACCAGTCGCCTGGCACGGCCCGATCGTGATGAACACGCAGCAGGAAATCCGTCAGGCAATCAAAGAATTGCGCAACGGAACATTCATACGGCCCGCGCATTAA
- a CDS encoding DMT family transporter, with protein MPTLSSKALGILFAIMATLIFASGDAVSKTLVVDHSVWFIMMVRYWFHLSVALIWAASSKKGIKGAFRSERPGIQLIRGVLLFTEIALIIITFSMLGLAETTTLIMVHPLIVTALAAVFLGEYVGWRRVIALLIGMSGLLIIMQPSGNIWGLGGLVGLCATSAFAVYQLFTRLASRTDDALTSFLYAGLIGMIMSTVVGISHIPPLDQINWFLLALACISSTAAHFCVIKALTLVEAVQIQPFTYLQIVWSIPIGFIVFGALPIWSTVLGAALIVGAGLYSIYRKKAVVSETD; from the coding sequence ATGCCCACCCTGTCTTCAAAAGCCCTCGGCATTCTCTTTGCCATTATGGCCACCCTGATTTTTGCGTCGGGAGATGCCGTATCAAAGACACTGGTGGTGGACCATTCCGTCTGGTTCATCATGATGGTGCGTTACTGGTTTCATCTCAGTGTCGCCCTGATCTGGGCGGCGAGCAGCAAAAAGGGCATCAAGGGGGCATTCCGATCCGAGCGGCCGGGCATCCAGCTCATTCGCGGTGTCCTGTTGTTCACCGAAATCGCGCTGATCATCATCACCTTCAGCATGCTTGGCCTTGCTGAAACGACAACCCTTATCATGGTGCATCCGCTGATCGTGACGGCGCTGGCTGCTGTTTTCCTTGGGGAATATGTGGGATGGCGACGGGTTATCGCGCTGCTCATCGGCATGTCGGGCCTTCTCATCATCATGCAGCCATCGGGCAACATCTGGGGACTTGGCGGCCTTGTCGGCCTTTGTGCGACCAGCGCTTTTGCGGTCTATCAGTTGTTCACACGCCTTGCCAGCCGCACCGATGACGCGTTGACATCCTTTCTCTACGCCGGGCTGATTGGCATGATCATGAGCACCGTCGTCGGCATTTCTCACATACCACCGCTGGATCAGATCAACTGGTTCCTTCTGGCCCTTGCCTGCATCAGCAGCACGGCAGCGCACTTCTGTGTCATCAAGGCCCTAACCCTTGTCGAGGCGGTCCAGATCCAACCCTTCACCTATCTTCAGATCGTCTGGTCGATCCCGATCGGCTTCATCGTCTTTGGTGCCTTGCCGATCTGGTCGACGGTCCTGGGGGCGGCACTGATTGTCGGGGCCGGTCTTTACTCAATTTACCGGAAGAAAGCGGTCGTAAGCGAGACCGACTAG
- the wrbA gene encoding NAD(P)H:quinone oxidoreductase, translating into MTKVLVLYYSAYGHIETMAKAVAEGAKAEGADVTIKRVPELVPEDVAKASHYKMDQEAPIADPNELDQYDAIIVGAGTRFGTVASQMRNFWDQTGGLWAEGKLTGKVGSVFTSTATQHGGQETTIMGFIPTLLHQGMVVAGLPYAFQGQSGLEEVKGGSPYGATTLTATDGSRQPSEIELEGARYQGGHVAKLAAKLSA; encoded by the coding sequence ATGACAAAAGTTCTCGTTCTTTACTATTCCGCTTATGGCCACATTGAAACCATGGCGAAAGCCGTCGCTGAAGGCGCAAAAGCAGAAGGCGCTGACGTAACCATCAAACGCGTACCCGAGCTCGTTCCTGAAGACGTTGCCAAGGCATCCCATTACAAAATGGATCAGGAAGCGCCGATCGCCGACCCGAACGAACTTGACCAGTATGACGCCATCATCGTTGGCGCAGGCACCCGTTTTGGCACCGTCGCTTCCCAGATGCGCAATTTCTGGGACCAGACCGGTGGCCTGTGGGCCGAAGGCAAGCTGACTGGCAAAGTCGGTTCTGTGTTCACCTCAACCGCCACCCAGCACGGCGGTCAGGAAACCACGATCATGGGCTTCATCCCGACCCTTCTGCACCAGGGCATGGTCGTCGCAGGTCTCCCCTATGCCTTCCAAGGCCAGTCTGGTCTTGAAGAAGTCAAAGGCGGCTCCCCTTACGGCGCGACAACCCTCACCGCGACCGACGGCTCCCGCCAGCCTTCTGAAATCGAACTCGAAGGCGCTCGCTATCAGGGCGGCCATGTGGCCAAACTGGCAGCCAAACTTTCTGCCTAA
- a CDS encoding S-(hydroxymethyl)glutathione dehydrogenase/class III alcohol dehydrogenase: protein MRTRAAVALEAGKPLEVMEVELDGPKAGEVLIEVKATGLCHTDEFTRSGADPEGLFPSILGHEGAGIVLEVGEGVTTLKPGDHVIPLYTPECRECPSCLSGKTNLCTAIRNTQGQGLMPDGTTRFSMLDGTPIYHYMGCSTFANHTVLPEIALAKVRDDAPFDKICYIGCGVTTGIGAVINTAGVEIGSTAAVFGLGGIGLNVIQGLRMAGADMIIGVDLNDDKAEMAKKFGMTHFVNPSKIDGTVVEEIVNLTKRGADQIGGVDYSFDATGNVKVMRDALECSHRGWGVSVIIGVAPAGAEISTRPFQLVTGRVWKGTAFGGAKGRTDVPKFVDWYMDGKIDIDPMITHKLSLDQINEGFELMHQGKSIRAVIEF from the coding sequence ATGCGGACACGCGCAGCTGTCGCACTGGAGGCCGGAAAGCCTCTTGAGGTTATGGAAGTGGAACTTGACGGCCCGAAGGCTGGCGAGGTTCTCATTGAAGTGAAAGCCACCGGGCTTTGCCACACGGATGAATTCACCCGATCCGGCGCCGATCCGGAAGGGCTGTTCCCTTCGATCCTAGGCCACGAGGGCGCAGGTATCGTGTTGGAAGTGGGTGAAGGTGTTACCACGCTCAAGCCGGGCGATCATGTCATCCCGCTCTACACCCCAGAATGCCGTGAGTGCCCCTCTTGCCTGTCAGGCAAAACCAACCTGTGTACCGCGATCCGCAACACGCAGGGTCAGGGCCTGATGCCGGATGGCACCACCCGTTTCTCCATGCTCGATGGCACCCCGATCTATCATTATATGGGCTGCTCGACCTTTGCCAATCATACGGTTCTTCCCGAGATTGCCCTCGCCAAGGTGCGCGATGACGCCCCCTTTGACAAGATCTGCTACATCGGTTGCGGCGTGACCACCGGCATCGGTGCCGTGATCAACACTGCTGGTGTCGAAATCGGCTCCACGGCTGCGGTATTTGGTCTTGGCGGCATCGGACTCAATGTCATTCAGGGCCTTCGCATGGCCGGTGCTGACATGATCATCGGTGTTGACCTCAATGACGACAAAGCCGAGATGGCCAAGAAATTCGGCATGACCCATTTCGTCAATCCCAGCAAGATCGATGGGACGGTGGTCGAAGAGATCGTCAATCTCACCAAACGTGGCGCGGACCAGATCGGCGGCGTGGACTATTCCTTCGATGCGACAGGCAACGTCAAGGTGATGCGCGATGCGCTCGAATGCTCCCATCGGGGCTGGGGTGTGTCTGTCATCATCGGCGTTGCGCCTGCTGGTGCAGAAATCTCGACCCGTCCGTTCCAGCTCGTCACAGGCCGCGTCTGGAAAGGCACCGCCTTTGGTGGCGCTAAAGGCCGTACGGACGTACCGAAGTTTGTTGACTGGTATATGGATGGCAAGATCGATATCGATCCGATGATCACGCACAAACTGTCGCTTGACCAGATCAACGAAGGCTTCGAATTGATGCATCAGGGCAAATCCATTCGCGCTGTCATCGAATTCTAA
- a CDS encoding universal stress protein — protein MTIKSILCAYSGEQDKGSVLDYSMMLAKRHDAWLTGILRHGFSKMERRIATIVADEVHRAVKAAELKRINDIVKRFHQIIQQNGLEDRSNFIDIEPEMLMTLSEIARTYDLVVTGTHADDENYGFLAAYPDRIALQSGRPVIVVPDDHTPTGWTDHVLIAWDGRRTVARAVGDLLPYLHKDSKVTLLTVGASHTVDRYPGGGIMTLFERHGIEAEHIHDRGLEKSTAIAILDCAMELEVDLIVMGAFEHSKFTQDIFGGVTTEMIRETRIPVFMSH, from the coding sequence ATGACCATCAAGAGCATTCTTTGCGCATACAGTGGCGAGCAGGACAAGGGCAGCGTGCTGGACTATTCCATGATGCTTGCCAAGCGCCATGATGCCTGGCTGACGGGCATTCTGCGCCATGGCTTTTCAAAGATGGAGCGCCGGATCGCAACGATTGTGGCCGATGAGGTGCACCGGGCGGTGAAGGCAGCCGAGTTGAAGCGGATCAACGATATCGTCAAGCGCTTCCATCAGATCATTCAGCAGAACGGTTTGGAGGACCGATCCAACTTCATTGATATCGAGCCGGAAATGCTGATGACCCTGTCCGAGATCGCCCGCACATATGATCTGGTTGTTACCGGAACCCATGCCGATGACGAAAACTACGGGTTTCTTGCCGCCTATCCGGACCGGATCGCATTGCAGAGCGGCAGGCCGGTCATCGTCGTCCCGGACGATCACACCCCCACCGGATGGACCGATCATGTTCTGATCGCTTGGGATGGTCGGCGGACCGTTGCACGGGCTGTCGGCGACCTACTTCCCTATCTGCACAAGGACAGCAAGGTCACGCTGCTCACAGTCGGGGCGTCCCATACGGTTGATCGATACCCCGGCGGCGGCATCATGACACTGTTCGAACGACACGGGATCGAAGCGGAGCATATTCATGATCGCGGGTTGGAGAAATCAACGGCCATCGCCATTCTGGACTGTGCCATGGAACTCGAGGTTGACCTGATCGTGATGGGCGCCTTCGAGCACTCGAAATTCACTCAGGACATTTTCGGCGGCGTTACCACGGAAATGATCAGGGAAACCAGAATACCGGTCTTCATGTCCCATTAG
- a CDS encoding glutathione S-transferase family protein, whose translation MGLLVDGKWHDQWYDTKSTGGRFVRKESAFRNWITSDGSAGPSGEAGFKAEAGRYHLYVSLACPWAHRTLIFRALKGLEDMISVSVVNPYMAEHGWTFDPAEGVVADPFFSADYLHQIYTKADPDYTGRVTVPVLWDKQKGTVVSNESAEIIRMFNTAFDGIGAAEGDYYPEDDRDEIDEINERVYNTVNNGVYKSGFATTQEAYEEAVMPLFESLDWLEDILSKSRFLLGDHQTEADWRLFTTLVRFDPVYVGHFKCNIRRIEDYPNLSNYVRDLYQTPGVAGTVNLDHIKQHYYSSHETINPTGIIPVGPDIDFSAPHNRAEMPKAS comes from the coding sequence GTGGGACTTCTTGTCGACGGAAAATGGCACGATCAGTGGTATGACACCAAATCAACCGGCGGCCGATTTGTTCGCAAGGAGTCCGCCTTTCGCAACTGGATTACGTCGGACGGATCTGCCGGACCCAGTGGCGAGGCAGGCTTCAAGGCCGAAGCGGGTCGCTATCATCTCTATGTATCGCTCGCCTGCCCATGGGCGCACCGGACCCTGATCTTCCGCGCCCTCAAGGGCCTTGAGGACATGATCTCGGTTTCGGTCGTCAATCCCTACATGGCCGAGCATGGCTGGACCTTTGATCCGGCAGAGGGGGTTGTTGCTGATCCATTTTTCTCTGCAGATTATCTACACCAGATCTACACCAAGGCAGATCCGGACTATACGGGCCGCGTCACCGTTCCGGTGTTGTGGGACAAGCAAAAAGGCACGGTTGTTTCCAACGAGTCGGCTGAAATCATTCGCATGTTCAACACGGCGTTTGACGGCATCGGTGCTGCGGAAGGCGACTATTATCCTGAAGACGACCGCGACGAGATCGATGAGATCAACGAGCGGGTCTACAACACGGTCAACAACGGCGTCTACAAATCCGGTTTTGCGACCACCCAAGAGGCCTATGAAGAAGCTGTGATGCCACTGTTCGAAAGCCTCGACTGGCTCGAAGACATCCTGTCCAAATCACGCTTCCTGCTTGGTGACCACCAGACCGAAGCGGATTGGCGGCTGTTCACGACCCTTGTCCGGTTTGATCCAGTTTATGTGGGCCACTTCAAGTGCAACATCCGCCGGATCGAGGATTATCCCAATCTGTCGAATTATGTCCGCGACCTCTATCAGACGCCGGGTGTTGCCGGGACGGTCAATCTTGATCACATCAAGCAGCACTATTATTCGAGCCATGAGACCATCAACCCGACCGGGATTATTCCGGTTGGCCCGGATATTGATTTCTCGGCTCCCCATAACAGGGCTGAGATGCCCAAAGCTTCCTGA
- a CDS encoding YdiU family protein, protein MDLTSDRQPFAFDNSYARELEGFYVPWQGSKAPKARIALFNAPLAEELGLTLDSSDPHLAEIFAGSDVADGSMPLAQAYAGHQFGGFSPQLGDGRALLLGEILDPSGDRFDIQLKGSGPTPFSRGGDGKAVLGPVLREYLMGEAMAALGVPTTRALAAVTTGEQVPREGLKPGAVLVRVAASHLRVGTFQFFAAQQQWDKLKVLADYAIARHDPALADADNPYLAFLAAVAERQARLVAKWMQVGFIHGVMNTDNMAISGETIDYGPCAFMDAYDPATVFSSIDHMGRYSYGNQPQVARWNLARFAETLVPVIDPDDEERTINLATDVIADFMPLYKKAFHEAMAAKIGMSALEEGDEALIDGFLGCLRGEAIDFTDAFRMLANTLTSDTSPLLTNCEDPEPLADWLGRWRSRLKREKRAPAQVAEAMNQINPLYIPRNHLVDEALMKAEDEADLGPFKDLLSVLDDPFTRRDGLDRYQGPAPSGFGPFVTYCGT, encoded by the coding sequence ATGCTCCGCTGGCAGAAGAGCTGGGCCTCACGCTCGATTCGAGCGATCCGCACCTTGCTGAGATTTTTGCCGGCAGCGATGTCGCCGATGGCTCGATGCCGCTGGCGCAAGCCTATGCCGGGCATCAGTTCGGCGGCTTCTCGCCGCAACTCGGGGATGGCCGCGCCCTGCTTCTGGGGGAAATACTTGACCCATCGGGTGATCGGTTCGACATCCAATTGAAGGGATCTGGGCCGACGCCCTTTTCCCGAGGCGGCGACGGCAAGGCGGTGCTGGGACCTGTGCTGAGAGAATATCTCATGGGCGAGGCCATGGCAGCGCTCGGCGTCCCGACCACCCGCGCCCTTGCGGCGGTGACCACGGGCGAGCAGGTGCCGCGCGAGGGCTTGAAGCCCGGCGCTGTGCTTGTGCGGGTTGCTGCCAGTCACTTGCGCGTCGGAACCTTTCAGTTCTTTGCAGCGCAACAGCAGTGGGACAAGCTGAAGGTTCTGGCCGACTATGCCATTGCGCGACACGACCCGGCGCTCGCCGATGCGGACAATCCGTACCTTGCTTTTCTGGCTGCAGTTGCGGAACGGCAGGCGCGCCTTGTTGCCAAATGGATGCAGGTGGGGTTCATCCATGGGGTGATGAATACCGACAACATGGCCATTTCGGGCGAGACCATCGATTACGGCCCTTGCGCTTTCATGGATGCCTATGATCCGGCAACGGTCTTCAGTTCCATCGATCACATGGGGCGCTATTCCTATGGCAACCAGCCGCAGGTTGCCCGCTGGAATCTGGCCCGGTTTGCCGAAACCCTTGTTCCCGTGATCGATCCTGATGACGAAGAGCGCACCATCAATCTCGCGACCGACGTGATCGCCGATTTTATGCCTCTTTATAAAAAGGCTTTCCACGAGGCCATGGCTGCCAAGATCGGGATGTCAGCGCTTGAAGAGGGTGATGAGGCATTGATTGATGGGTTTCTTGGCTGTCTGAGGGGCGAGGCCATCGACTTTACCGATGCCTTCCGGATGCTCGCGAACACTCTGACCTCCGACACCTCGCCACTGCTCACCAATTGTGAGGATCCCGAACCGCTCGCCGACTGGCTGGGTCGCTGGCGCAGCCGCCTTAAGCGAGAGAAGCGCGCGCCTGCGCAAGTGGCCGAAGCTATGAATCAGATCAATCCGCTCTATATACCCCGCAACCATCTGGTCGATGAGGCCCTGATGAAGGCGGAAGACGAAGCGGATCTCGGGCCATTCAAGGACCTTTTGTCCGTTCTTGATGATCCATTCACGCGGCGTGACGGTTTGGATCGCTATCAAGGCCCTGCGCCTTCCGGGTTTGGTCCCTTTGTCACCTATTGTGGCACCTGA